One part of the Arthrobacter sp. EM1 genome encodes these proteins:
- a CDS encoding MFS transporter — protein sequence MSTFKSLHILNYRIWFVGAIVSNIGTWMQRTAQDWLVFDHLTEHDASAMGITMALQLGPQLFLAPVAGLMADRYHRKQLLILTQSAMALLSAGLGILVISGAAQLWHVYGFALLLGVVSALDAPVRQTFVSELVHDEYLPNAVALNSASFNVARMIGPAVAGVLTVAVGPGWVFMINTLTFMALLLSLWKIPATTLRLLPRAAAGKGRIREGLRYVRFRPDIVVVLVAVFIVGTLGLNFVLFIAAMVGTEFGLDASAFGLMNSIMAIGSVAGALLSAGRKKPRLRFIFGAAGAFGVTSGVAALAPSYFWFGVALVPVGLFAITMMTSANGYVQTTTDPVMRGRVMALYMAIFMGGTPIGAPFVGWVANIAGPRWALSIAAASGLVAALIGLLWIVRAKRLRLRFDRRARGLNHFRVVSAGTRREAGPGGSGPPAGGAARGQNPGGAVEH from the coding sequence ATGTCCACCTTCAAGTCCCTGCACATCCTGAACTACCGGATCTGGTTCGTCGGGGCGATCGTCTCCAATATTGGGACCTGGATGCAGCGCACAGCCCAGGACTGGCTCGTTTTTGACCACCTGACCGAGCACGACGCCAGCGCCATGGGCATCACGATGGCCCTGCAACTGGGACCCCAGCTTTTCCTCGCTCCCGTCGCCGGGCTGATGGCGGACCGTTACCACCGCAAACAGCTGCTCATCCTGACCCAGTCCGCGATGGCACTGCTAAGTGCAGGGCTGGGCATCCTGGTGATTTCCGGTGCGGCGCAGCTATGGCACGTCTATGGGTTCGCCCTGCTGCTGGGAGTCGTGTCCGCCCTCGACGCCCCGGTGCGGCAGACCTTCGTCTCGGAACTGGTCCACGATGAGTATCTGCCCAACGCGGTGGCCCTCAACAGCGCTTCCTTTAATGTGGCCCGGATGATCGGACCGGCGGTGGCGGGTGTCCTCACCGTTGCGGTCGGCCCGGGCTGGGTCTTTATGATCAACACCCTGACCTTTATGGCGCTGCTGCTGAGCCTGTGGAAGATTCCCGCCACGACGCTGCGCCTGCTGCCCCGCGCGGCTGCCGGCAAGGGGCGGATCCGCGAAGGGCTGCGCTATGTGCGGTTCCGGCCGGACATTGTGGTGGTGCTCGTTGCGGTCTTTATTGTTGGCACGCTGGGACTGAACTTCGTGCTGTTCATCGCGGCTATGGTCGGAACGGAATTCGGCCTGGATGCCAGCGCCTTCGGGCTGATGAACTCCATTATGGCCATTGGCTCGGTCGCCGGCGCGCTGCTGTCAGCCGGCCGGAAGAAGCCCCGGCTGCGGTTCATTTTCGGCGCGGCCGGCGCTTTTGGCGTGACCTCCGGCGTCGCCGCGCTGGCCCCCAGCTACTTCTGGTTCGGAGTGGCACTGGTACCGGTCGGGCTCTTCGCCATCACGATGATGACAAGCGCCAATGGCTATGTGCAGACCACGACAGACCCGGTGATGCGCGGCCGGGTGATGGCGCTCTATATGGCCATCTTTATGGGCGGCACGCCGATCGGGGCGCCGTTCGTGGGCTGGGTGGCGAACATTGCCGGTCCGCGCTGGGCCCTGAGTATCGCGGCGGCGTCCGGACTGGTCGCTGCCCTGATCGGACTGTTGTGGATCGTCCGGGCCAAAAGGCTGCGGCTCCGGTTCGACCGCCGGGCCCGGGGGCTGAACCACTTCCGTGTCGTCTCCGCAGGCACGCGGAGGGAAGCTGGACCCGGCGGCAGCGGGCCGCCGGCAGGCGGCGCAGCCCGGGGTCAAAACCCGGGCGGCGCCGTCGAACACTGA
- the serC gene encoding phosphoserine transaminase: MSDTSITIPANLLPKDGRFGAGPSKVRPEQMAALAAATKLLGTSHRQAPVKNLVGSVRNGLSAFFRAPEGYEVILGVGGSTAFWDIASFGLVENKAQHLSFGEFGSKFAAATNKAPFLADSAIIKSEPGTRPQARAEAGVDVYAWPQNETSTGVAAPVRRVEGADEGSLVLVDATSAAGGLDVDVAEADVYYFAPQKNFASDGGLWLGLFSPAALERAARIKAGGRWIPDFLDLQTAVENSRLNQTYNTPALATLVTLDAQVQWLNANGGLDFASARTADSAGRIYRWAEASAFATPFVARPEDRSNVIATIDFDDSVDAAAIAGALRANGIVDTEPYRKLGRNQLRIATFVAIEPDDVSALLECIDYVVGELKK, translated from the coding sequence GTGAGCGACACCAGCATCACGATTCCCGCAAACCTCCTTCCAAAGGACGGCCGGTTCGGCGCCGGGCCGTCCAAGGTCCGCCCGGAACAGATGGCGGCACTCGCCGCGGCGACAAAGCTGCTGGGCACGTCGCACCGCCAGGCGCCGGTCAAGAACCTGGTCGGGTCGGTCCGGAACGGGCTCAGCGCGTTCTTCCGCGCACCTGAGGGCTATGAGGTCATCCTGGGCGTCGGCGGATCAACCGCGTTCTGGGATATTGCCAGCTTCGGCCTGGTGGAGAACAAGGCACAGCACTTGTCCTTTGGCGAGTTTGGCTCCAAGTTCGCTGCCGCAACCAACAAGGCACCGTTCCTGGCCGATTCCGCCATCATCAAGTCGGAGCCGGGCACCCGTCCGCAAGCCCGGGCCGAAGCCGGCGTCGACGTTTACGCGTGGCCGCAGAATGAGACGTCCACCGGCGTCGCGGCTCCGGTGCGGCGCGTCGAAGGCGCCGATGAGGGTTCGCTCGTCCTGGTGGACGCAACGTCAGCTGCCGGCGGACTGGACGTCGACGTCGCGGAAGCGGATGTGTACTACTTCGCTCCGCAGAAGAACTTTGCTTCCGACGGCGGGCTTTGGCTTGGTTTGTTCTCCCCGGCCGCGCTGGAGCGTGCGGCCCGGATCAAGGCCGGCGGCCGCTGGATCCCGGACTTCCTGGACCTCCAAACCGCGGTTGAGAACTCCAGGCTGAACCAGACCTACAACACGCCGGCGCTGGCAACCCTCGTTACCCTCGACGCCCAGGTGCAGTGGCTCAATGCGAACGGCGGGCTGGACTTCGCCTCGGCACGGACCGCGGACTCAGCGGGACGGATCTACCGCTGGGCCGAGGCCTCGGCGTTCGCCACCCCGTTTGTGGCAAGGCCAGAGGACCGCTCCAACGTCATTGCGACGATCGACTTCGACGACTCGGTCGATGCAGCCGCGATCGCCGGTGCGCTGCGCGCCAACGGCATTGTGGACACCGAACCGTACCGGAAACTGGGCCGTAACCAACTGCGCATCGCCACTTTCGTGGCCATCGAGCCGGACGATGTCTCGGCTCTGCTGGAATGCATCGACTATGTGGTGGGCGAACTGAAAAAGTAG
- a CDS encoding metal-dependent transcriptional regulator produces the protein MTDLIDTTEMYLRTILELEEENIVALRARIAERLRHSGPTVSQTVGRMERDGLVVVSGDRHLELTGVGRKRAIEVMRKHRLAERLLADVIGLDWAYVHEEACRWEHVMSERVERRIFELLNHPTVSPYGNPIPGLAELGGLPADPNPDGVVNLLEAMAGYGPDSSVRVNRLAEPIQVEPELLVQLDEGGIRPGALVSLERVGEYISVRVPDIEGALELPPEVAAHVFVTIGS, from the coding sequence ATGACGGATCTGATCGATACAACCGAGATGTATCTTCGGACCATTCTGGAACTTGAAGAAGAGAACATCGTCGCCCTTCGCGCCCGCATCGCCGAACGGCTGCGCCACTCCGGTCCCACTGTTTCCCAGACCGTCGGCCGGATGGAACGCGACGGGCTTGTGGTTGTCTCCGGAGACCGCCACCTTGAACTGACCGGGGTTGGCCGGAAGCGCGCCATCGAAGTCATGCGCAAGCACCGGCTTGCCGAGCGGCTGCTGGCCGACGTCATCGGACTCGACTGGGCCTACGTCCATGAGGAGGCCTGCCGCTGGGAACATGTGATGAGCGAACGGGTGGAGCGGCGGATCTTCGAACTTCTCAACCATCCCACCGTCTCGCCCTATGGCAATCCGATCCCGGGTCTGGCGGAACTGGGCGGCCTGCCCGCCGACCCCAACCCTGACGGCGTCGTGAATCTGCTCGAAGCCATGGCCGGCTATGGTCCTGATTCCAGTGTCAGGGTCAACCGGCTGGCCGAGCCCATCCAAGTGGAGCCGGAACTGCTGGTCCAGCTCGATGAAGGCGGCATCCGCCCCGGCGCCCTGGTATCCCTGGAGCGCGTGGGGGAGTACATTTCGGTGCGCGTTCCTGACATCGAAGGTGCCCTTGAACTACCGCCTGAGGTCGCGGCCCACGTCTTTGTAACCATCGGTTCCTGA
- a CDS encoding M23 family metallopeptidase — protein sequence MTTQTAKGRRRASGPASEPRPAAAITAERPRDAHRDARRDRRSPFRQVTDFAAASGVGQKAGIALAAAGLALTVTVPATGPVLATDAGSGAAASPAVVQPDVTAAEAKIDFSRTAVTTKGDPDGKLKQLLSAQSAGSITRAASAGSLGAPLDQMVTASPFGYRVSPITGGSGEFHRGQDYSAQCGTVVHAAASGTVTFTGWHPYGGGNRVVIDHGNGLETTYNHLSSASVKVGQQVSRGDVVALSGTTGASTGCHLHFEVMVNGEVVDPTGWL from the coding sequence TTGACCACCCAGACCGCCAAGGGCCGCCGTCGTGCGAGCGGCCCTGCCTCGGAGCCGCGTCCCGCCGCTGCCATCACGGCAGAGCGTCCGCGCGACGCGCACCGTGACGCGCGCAGGGATCGCCGCAGCCCCTTCCGCCAAGTAACGGATTTTGCCGCCGCAAGCGGTGTAGGGCAAAAGGCGGGTATTGCACTGGCCGCTGCGGGCTTGGCCCTCACCGTCACAGTTCCCGCGACTGGCCCTGTTCTGGCCACTGACGCCGGCTCCGGCGCGGCAGCCAGCCCGGCAGTCGTGCAGCCGGATGTGACAGCAGCAGAGGCCAAGATCGACTTCAGCCGCACTGCCGTAACCACCAAGGGCGATCCGGACGGAAAGCTCAAGCAGTTACTCAGTGCACAGTCCGCCGGCTCGATCACCCGGGCGGCCTCCGCAGGCAGCCTTGGGGCGCCGCTGGACCAGATGGTCACGGCGTCGCCGTTTGGCTACCGCGTCAGCCCCATCACCGGAGGCTCGGGCGAGTTCCACCGCGGGCAGGACTACTCGGCGCAGTGCGGCACCGTCGTCCACGCTGCCGCGAGCGGCACCGTGACATTCACCGGCTGGCACCCCTACGGCGGTGGTAACCGCGTGGTGATCGACCACGGCAACGGCCTGGAGACCACCTACAACCACCTGTCCTCCGCCAGCGTGAAGGTGGGCCAGCAGGTCTCCCGCGGGGATGTTGTGGCTCTTAGCGGTACCACCGGCGCCTCCACCGGCTGCCACCTCCACTTCGAGGTTATGGTCAACGGCGAAGTCGTCGACCCGACCGGATGGCTCTGA
- a CDS encoding NlpC/P60 family protein, with translation MTTRANARHRAEVTKTNSLAVIAKAVGGNAGGMGRQAAVIAAASGLVLTSGIAANAAEANVQRESASASTLDVQSSTPAAISAASTIAISFEKPAVTTTPAPVVEAPKPVVKVQETPAAKAAGTQVAAAATAATGTAVAAVSKAPAVASGMGATIAAAAYAQLGVSQDCTALATNALAAAGINYHGWPAGYLSLGRTVSAAEAQPGDLAYYQNGGAGMAHIAVYVGNGMAVHGGWNGGTTSLQTVNVGSGPVFIRVGG, from the coding sequence ATGACTACTCGTGCAAACGCACGGCATCGCGCCGAGGTCACCAAGACCAACTCGCTGGCCGTCATTGCCAAGGCTGTCGGCGGCAACGCCGGCGGCATGGGTCGCCAGGCCGCAGTCATCGCTGCTGCTTCCGGCCTCGTCCTGACCAGCGGTATCGCAGCCAACGCTGCTGAGGCCAACGTTCAGCGCGAATCCGCCTCCGCTTCCACACTCGACGTCCAGTCGAGCACCCCGGCTGCCATCTCGGCTGCTTCCACTATCGCGATCTCCTTCGAGAAGCCGGCCGTCACCACCACCCCGGCTCCGGTTGTTGAGGCCCCGAAGCCCGTTGTGAAGGTCCAGGAAACGCCTGCTGCCAAAGCGGCCGGTACCCAGGTCGCTGCTGCCGCAACTGCCGCCACCGGCACCGCGGTAGCAGCCGTTTCCAAGGCGCCGGCCGTCGCCAGCGGCATGGGCGCAACGATCGCCGCTGCAGCTTATGCCCAGCTCGGTGTAAGCCAGGACTGCACCGCACTGGCCACGAACGCGCTCGCTGCCGCAGGCATCAACTACCACGGCTGGCCGGCAGGTTACCTGTCCCTCGGCCGCACGGTGAGCGCCGCCGAGGCACAGCCGGGCGATCTTGCCTACTACCAGAACGGTGGCGCCGGCATGGCCCACATCGCCGTCTACGTCGGCAACGGCATGGCCGTTCACGGCGGCTGGAACGGTGGAACCACCTCCCTGCAGACGGTCAACGTCGGCTCCGGCCCGGTCTTCATCCGCGTCGGCGGCTAA
- a CDS encoding HNH endonuclease: MRTLVLNAGYEPLAVVTFRRALVLVLTGKASVVAEGGEPVVGPQDVLGRPSVILLNRYIRPRYNTTTAVSRRGVLRRDGHRCAYCGKAAHTIDHVQPKSRGGADSWENLVAACLRCNNAKGDHTPAEMGWKLGFSPAPPRGTIWQIKELEKPTPAWDPFLLPESAA, encoded by the coding sequence ATGCGCACTCTCGTTCTTAATGCTGGATATGAGCCGCTGGCGGTGGTGACCTTCCGCCGGGCGCTTGTCCTTGTGCTGACCGGGAAGGCCAGTGTTGTGGCGGAAGGCGGCGAACCTGTGGTTGGGCCGCAGGATGTGCTGGGCCGGCCGTCAGTGATACTGCTGAACCGGTATATCAGGCCCCGGTACAACACCACTACGGCGGTGAGCCGCCGCGGTGTGCTCCGCCGGGACGGACACCGGTGCGCCTACTGCGGCAAAGCCGCGCACACCATCGACCATGTCCAGCCCAAATCAAGGGGCGGCGCGGATTCCTGGGAGAACCTGGTTGCTGCCTGCCTGCGGTGCAACAACGCCAAAGGGGACCACACCCCGGCGGAGATGGGTTGGAAGCTCGGGTTCAGCCCGGCACCACCGAGGGGCACCATCTGGCAAATCAAAGAGCTGGAGAAACCAACACCGGCCTGGGACCCTTTCCTGCTGCCGGAATCCGCTGCCTGA
- a CDS encoding NTP transferase domain-containing protein, producing the protein MEFDAVILAGGRSSRLGGVPKSGLIHDGATLLEGALRSARGAVAVAVVGPDPGPLPRGVVRCREDPPFAGPAAAVAEGLAALERSRGARPRAPYTLVLAVDMPGAGAAVQALLDAAAEAPPGDGLMAVSAEGRRQPLVGLYGTTVLLRCAAEASQRGALENASVFALLARLEVREVNVPQGSTDDVDTWGDAAALGVSEPAGAIPATADNPASGPGLPG; encoded by the coding sequence GTGGAATTCGATGCTGTTATTCTCGCCGGGGGCCGGTCCTCCCGGCTCGGAGGTGTCCCCAAGTCCGGACTGATCCACGACGGCGCCACCCTCCTGGAGGGTGCCCTGCGTTCTGCGCGGGGCGCGGTGGCTGTAGCCGTCGTGGGGCCCGACCCGGGACCGCTGCCCCGAGGTGTGGTGCGCTGCCGCGAGGACCCGCCCTTTGCCGGACCGGCCGCCGCCGTCGCCGAAGGCCTGGCTGCGCTGGAACGCAGCCGCGGCGCCCGGCCCCGGGCCCCGTACACCCTTGTCCTGGCCGTTGACATGCCCGGGGCAGGTGCCGCCGTCCAGGCGCTGCTGGACGCAGCGGCGGAAGCACCGCCTGGTGATGGCCTGATGGCCGTCTCGGCGGAGGGTCGGCGGCAGCCGCTTGTCGGTCTATATGGCACAACTGTGCTTTTACGTTGCGCCGCGGAGGCTTCGCAGCGCGGCGCGCTCGAAAACGCGTCCGTGTTCGCCCTTCTTGCTAGGCTGGAGGTGCGGGAAGTCAACGTCCCCCAGGGGTCTACCGATGATGTGGACACGTGGGGCGATGCCGCCGCGTTAGGGGTAAGCGAACCGGCCGGTGCCATACCCGCGACAGCCGACAACCCGGCATCCGGCCCGGGGCTCCCCGGCTGA
- a CDS encoding DUF6457 domain-containing protein: MKSQDETLEEWCRALLQALELDGVEIDINEVLSLAGVAAHSVVRPAAPLTTFIAGFAAGLASGSGQATDAVSMQAAMAVARKLAKDYAANEASDA, encoded by the coding sequence GTGAAAAGCCAGGATGAAACTCTGGAAGAGTGGTGCCGCGCCCTGCTCCAGGCCCTGGAACTGGACGGCGTCGAAATTGACATCAACGAGGTCCTGTCCCTGGCAGGGGTCGCGGCGCACTCAGTGGTGCGCCCCGCGGCCCCCCTAACGACCTTCATCGCCGGCTTTGCCGCGGGCCTGGCCTCCGGTTCCGGCCAGGCCACGGATGCCGTCTCGATGCAGGCTGCGATGGCCGTGGCCCGCAAACTCGCCAAGGACTACGCAGCCAACGAAGCATCCGACGCATGA
- a CDS encoding molybdopterin-binding protein, giving the protein MTTAPLRGSAVGAGEVPEPGLSGPLAGVDAGEAGEAADRPAVRTDAAEARPHRHLAHTWQEARELAFTCATPVPAAPVALRAALGRTLAADVEALVDMPHYASSAMDGWSVNGSGPWILAEPGQRLAPHQASPIVTGGLIPAGAKAVLRSESGTIVADEDGLPVLKLGGAAKPGEPRNGEHIRKAGEEAAAGALLIKGGTLLNPAHLALAALAGHDSLPVQGQAVVRLVFTGSEVLAAGIPEPGKVRDTFGPQLAGVVEMLGGICTGETKIGDSYTEWLSALEDTDPPEDSPGAAAGLHHESSGAELLPADVVITTGGTGMSATDHLRRSVAELGGRLLIDGIAMRPGHPAVLAELPDGRFIIGLPGNPLAAMMALSTIGAPLLAALGHRPVPPVTAVPCGATLEADPGRTRLMPFRLLYGMASPAQHTGPGMMRGLAAADGVLVVPPHGAQLGETVPAFALPWGAPLPDPAAAKDKPAPRRPARKPVGTGGPVDWSELLG; this is encoded by the coding sequence ATGACCACTGCACCCCTTAGGGGCAGTGCAGTTGGAGCGGGGGAAGTGCCCGAGCCCGGGCTCAGCGGCCCCCTGGCCGGGGTGGACGCCGGTGAGGCCGGTGAGGCCGCGGACCGTCCAGCAGTCAGGACCGATGCGGCGGAAGCCAGGCCGCATCGGCACTTGGCCCACACCTGGCAGGAAGCCCGGGAGCTCGCCTTCACCTGTGCAACCCCCGTCCCCGCCGCTCCCGTGGCCCTCCGTGCCGCTCTGGGGCGGACCCTGGCCGCTGATGTGGAAGCGCTCGTGGACATGCCGCATTACGCGTCCTCAGCCATGGATGGCTGGTCCGTCAATGGAAGCGGACCGTGGATCCTTGCCGAACCAGGCCAGCGGCTGGCTCCGCACCAAGCAAGCCCGATTGTTACCGGCGGGCTGATCCCGGCCGGGGCGAAGGCTGTGCTGCGCAGCGAAAGCGGCACCATTGTTGCCGACGAGGATGGGCTTCCGGTCCTAAAGCTCGGTGGAGCTGCGAAGCCCGGCGAGCCGCGAAACGGCGAGCACATCCGGAAAGCAGGGGAGGAAGCCGCCGCTGGCGCGCTGCTGATTAAGGGCGGTACCCTGCTCAACCCTGCGCACCTGGCCCTTGCCGCCCTGGCTGGCCACGACAGCCTCCCGGTGCAGGGCCAAGCCGTGGTCCGGCTGGTATTTACCGGATCCGAGGTGCTGGCAGCCGGGATTCCGGAGCCGGGGAAAGTGCGCGACACCTTCGGTCCCCAGCTGGCAGGCGTGGTGGAAATGCTCGGGGGGATCTGTACCGGCGAAACGAAGATTGGCGACAGCTACACCGAATGGCTCAGCGCACTCGAAGACACCGACCCACCGGAGGACAGCCCGGGGGCTGCTGCCGGGCTGCACCACGAGTCCTCAGGCGCTGAGCTGCTGCCCGCCGACGTCGTCATCACCACGGGCGGCACCGGCATGTCAGCGACCGACCACCTGCGCCGTTCGGTGGCCGAGCTGGGCGGCCGCCTGCTGATCGACGGGATCGCCATGCGACCCGGACATCCGGCCGTGCTGGCCGAGCTGCCGGATGGCAGGTTCATCATCGGGCTGCCGGGCAACCCGCTGGCGGCCATGATGGCACTATCAACCATCGGCGCTCCGCTCCTGGCAGCGCTGGGGCACCGGCCGGTTCCGCCCGTCACGGCAGTGCCCTGCGGCGCCACCCTCGAAGCGGACCCCGGCCGGACCCGGCTGATGCCGTTCCGGCTGCTCTACGGCATGGCATCACCGGCGCAGCACACCGGCCCGGGAATGATGCGCGGACTGGCCGCCGCCGACGGCGTGCTGGTGGTCCCGCCGCACGGCGCACAGCTGGGGGAAACCGTTCCTGCCTTCGCGCTGCCCTGGGGTGCACCCCTGCCGGACCCCGCCGCGGCGAAGGACAAGCCTGCGCCCAGGCGGCCTGCCAGGAAGCCGGTGGGCACCGGCGGGCCCGTGGACTGGAGTGAACTGCTGGGTTGA
- the fdhD gene encoding formate dehydrogenase accessory sulfurtransferase FdhD, with the protein MGRVTQRRKVHKYVLDGSPQALEFPVRHREDVLAVEEPLEIRIDSLSFSVTMRTPGNDFDLVAGFLVSEGVIWNHEQLVSLRFCAGEDENGVQTFNVVEAQLRPDVVRPATGRNVYTSSSCGICGTDSIEAVHKSSHFSPAEDPLVVPVATLAGLPDQLREAQAVFDVTGGVHAAGLFRTAEDGSAELLCLREDVGRHNAVDKVVGWALREGLLPLRGTVLQVSGRASFELVQKAALAGIPVLAAVSAPSSLAVELAENSGITLVGFSRRTSLNVYSGAHRVGMPAREDGHAHTGG; encoded by the coding sequence ATGGGCCGCGTTACGCAACGCCGCAAGGTGCACAAATATGTCCTGGACGGATCCCCCCAGGCCCTCGAATTTCCGGTCCGTCACCGTGAAGACGTGCTCGCCGTCGAAGAGCCGCTGGAGATCCGGATCGACAGCCTGTCCTTTTCCGTCACCATGCGGACGCCGGGCAACGACTTTGACCTCGTGGCGGGTTTCCTCGTCTCCGAAGGGGTCATCTGGAACCATGAGCAGCTGGTTTCGCTGCGGTTTTGTGCCGGGGAGGATGAAAACGGCGTCCAGACCTTCAACGTTGTGGAGGCCCAGCTGAGACCCGACGTCGTCCGCCCGGCCACCGGACGGAACGTCTACACCTCCAGTTCCTGCGGCATTTGCGGCACGGACTCCATTGAGGCCGTGCACAAGTCCTCACATTTCAGCCCCGCCGAGGACCCCCTGGTGGTTCCCGTCGCTACTCTTGCGGGACTTCCGGATCAGTTGCGGGAAGCCCAAGCCGTCTTCGACGTCACCGGCGGGGTGCACGCCGCCGGACTGTTCCGGACCGCCGAGGACGGCTCGGCAGAGCTCCTGTGCCTGCGTGAGGACGTGGGACGCCACAACGCCGTGGACAAGGTGGTCGGCTGGGCCCTCCGGGAGGGACTGCTGCCGCTGCGGGGGACCGTGCTGCAGGTTTCCGGGCGGGCATCGTTCGAACTGGTGCAAAAAGCCGCCCTCGCCGGTATCCCCGTCCTCGCAGCAGTCAGCGCGCCGTCGAGCCTGGCCGTCGAACTGGCCGAGAACAGCGGCATAACGCTTGTCGGATTCAGCCGCCGCACCTCGCTCAACGTCTACTCGGGCGCCCACCGGGTGGGTATGCCCGCCCGCGAGGACGGACACGCACACACGGGAGGCTAA